A segment of the Coffea arabica cultivar ET-39 chromosome 8c, Coffea Arabica ET-39 HiFi, whole genome shotgun sequence genome:
CAAGTTAATGTATTGCAAAGATTTGAGGAAAAAGCTTATGAAGGAGGATGTTTGCAGAGTTCTTGGAATCTTAAAGGTAATGTTATCACGGCTTATGAATTTTTGTATATCTGATTAATCGGTTgttaattaattatattttgCTGGTCTCGGATTCTCGGAATGAAAGGTTTAAAGGTGACGTTTTAGCTTATGATTTGACAGATTATATCGCTCTCCGTACTGCTTTCTAAATTAGATTTATGCTTGAGAGTTGAATAGTGGAATAGGAGTTCTGTAGGCCAAGCTAGAGCATTGACGCACTATGCTAAGTTTGAAACTCGGAATGCAGAAATTGTAATAAAATCGCAGCAAGTGTCTAAAATTTAAGGGAGATGCATATTCAAATTTAAGTCATTTCCTGTTATTTAGGGATTAATTTCAATGCCAAGTCAGATTCTGAGtttgaactcaaaaaatcatttttgttaGCATATACTAGTAACTTATAAACTGTGGTTGGCTAATCATTTTCCTGAAGCTACAGTCTATGTGTAGTTTGGATGAATGGACTGAATCAATAAGAAATTTATTGCTAAATCAAAGGGATTTATTGGAGATTGGGTGTTGGAATTTTGTTGATAGTTTGGTAATGTAGGTTTCAGCTGCCATTGGATTTGATGCGGGGGTTTTATCATCTTTGGAGTTCTTAGAGGCTGCTCCATGGGCTGAGGATGAGGAAGAGAAGGTGGCTACACTGTTATCAGAGCTGCGTCTTGAGGGGGTTGGAGCAGGGGATGTTTTGAAGAGGGTGTCTCTTGATGTTACAGCGGGCATGGAAGATGGGACTGATAATGAAGAAGTTCTTCTGAAGCTACTACATGTAGTTCTAGAAGGGAAGGATGAGAAAGCCAGGAGAGAGATGAAAGGCTTAGTGTCCAAAATGCTACATGAGAATACTGCTCAGAATGATCTGAGGAAGGAATCTCTGTACTCAGCTTGTGATGGATGTTTGCAATCGCTTCGCCACTATTTTCTAAAGGTATCAGAGGGAAACTTGGAGGACGTGTCTCAGATTGCACGGCAGGCTGATAACTTACACTGGGTTTTGGACATATTGATCGATAGACAGATTGCTGAAGATTTTTTGAAGACCTGGGCATGTCAATCTGAATTATCTGAAGCACATTCAAAAGTTCCAGCTATTCATCGCTACGAGGTTAGTAGAGTTACGGCTAGGCTGTTTGTTGGGATTGGGAAGGGGCAACTACTTGCCTCCAAGGATGCCAGGTGCCTGCTTTTGCAAACATGGTTAGTTCCATTTTATGAGGATTTTGGTTGGATGAGGAGGGCGTCGAAAGGCTTAGACCGGCACCTAATTGAAGATGGCCTTTGTAACACCATTTTAACTCTGCCTATGGCTTGGCAGCAGGAAATACTGATGTCTTGGTTTGATCGATTTTTGAATTCTGGAGATGATTGTCCAAATATCCAGAGAGGATTTGAAGTTTGGTGGAGGAGAGCATTTTGGAGGCGAAGTGGTGAACCAGAGCGGCCTCACCAGATGCGAATTACAAATGGAATAGTTGAAAACTCTTGAAAATTGGCATATTCTTTGAAGCTAGGGGTCTACGTCCCTCACTTCTTGTCTCCTGTTATCTTCTTATCACTATTTTGCTGCTATAACGATCCTCCTTCTTTCATTTTTGTTGCGAGTGCGGTGTTCAAATGGGcgatatatattatatttttctGTACAAAAGGTGATGCGTCTAATGTGATGGGGCTATTCTGGATGAGTCTGAGTTCGAGTTATAGTTCTGGTGACAACATCCACGTTGTATTTGATTGACAAGAATGATACACAATGGTGTTTAACAATCTACTCAATTTGGAGTCAGATTTTCCTTTTGCATCCAGATTGTTTCCTCTCCCGAGTTGTTCTAGATTACAAAACATTCCCGTCCTGAATTCTCTTAATGTAAATTGATGAGAGCTGTTGACTGATAATCACTATAAACTAGAACTCTTAAGGTCAATATTGGAAATATGCTGGCCTTTTGATACATTTGAGCTTCAAATATCTTTGCACCGTTTTCAGCGGTGGCAAGAACCAAGACAAGGCCAACGTGCCTTGGAACGGTGGGAATGTGGAGCCATGAAAGGACGTAGTCAGCGGCTGTACAACCTAGAACTAGAAGTAGATGCGGGATGTTCGCCAGGGCACTGAAATATTAACGATTCAGCATTTTCTCAATTGTCTAGGCCTCTAGGGATCATCCGGTATTCCTTAACTAGGAAATCTGACAAGGAGGCACCAAATATAGTTTAACCCAAATAGGGAAATAAATTaagattaatctttcatacAGTATATTTTCACTAttagatgcatgacacataatctgaatttggatttgaaactcaaatatTGTATATGTATCATATATTCAACCGTGACAATGTATACACcgtcagtatatataagatttactcaacaAATTAAGATGAAAAAAACAAACTTCAAGCGTAATAGCATGAGTCACTGGATAGGATCATTAGGGTGGCGGAAAGACAGCACAGTTGAATTAGTatgttattatgatatttttcttcttctatgATACATTGGAGGGGCAATAACTAGGCCGATACATGCGTTGCAGAGGAGGGAATAGTCTAACGAAAGCCATGGTTATCCTGAGAAAGAGTTAAATTGCAGTTGATTCAACCCTTGCCCTGATCCATGACTGTTTTTCTCTGTCTTGGCTGAGTTACTTTCTACTGTCATCATCAAAGTGAGTGAAGTAAGATGGTCCGGTAATCAAACAATCATAATTCAGCTCACCAGGCTTGGCTATTGTTTGCCTTCATTGGAAAAAGCAATAATCAATTATCAGCCAACGGCAGGGATAACAAAATTTGTAAACTTCTGACAGAAAAGCATCGTATTGGCAATAGTACTGCTGCGTATTATTTACCATTCTTGGTCAATCAGCATTTCTTCTGTCAATCCAAACTTCTTTAGCTCTTCTTTGCTGTGATGCACTAACAAGCTGTACCTGCAGAGTTGGCGTGTTAAAAGCTTTGAGTTGCTAGCAGGTTCATCCTCTTGTGATTTGAAGACTTTTACCCTATTGGAAATGACTAACTAGCATTAAACAGGGCCGTGGATTATAGTTTGTGGCAGGAGTAGACATTTGCACCTCTATCGGTAAATAGTTTCATCAACCTGGGATTTTGAGATCAGGCTGTCTGATCAATGTACAACAGAAACTTTTCAAGGATTACCTTCCGCCATAACCTCTTTCCATGACAACCATTTTTCCATTGCCAAAGTTATGTAGTCCTTCAAATTGCTCCACAGTCCATTTGTACCACCTCATTAAGAACACCCGCAGCGTAAGGCCATGAGAAACCAATACCAAGTTCATGTTTGGGCTTTGTTTACCAGGTGGTTGAAAACGTCCGATGTCAATATCAGTTCTAAGTGTTTCCCTGAACCCTGCAGCGTAACAATTTCCATGTCTatttacttttcttgaaaaGCTAACATAGATTAGCTATTCGATTGGACTGGGAGCATCAAAGTGTCAAGTCCAAGTCTTTAGGGCCTAGATCACTTGAGGGCAGTGATCCTCTTCAATTTTCATTAGTACGTACGAGTTACTAGTTCTATTTCGTTTGTGTTCTTTACTTCTGCTATcctgaaaagggaaaaaattcaTACATGTAAAGGATCCAGTACCTGTTATTCTATCATAAACATCTGCTGCTGATTCCCCATTGGGAAATCTATAGAAGAAACGACCATAGCGAGCTCTAATAGCTTTCTCAATCTTCATCTGTTCTTCGTTTTGAAAGTTTCCTAGCAAAAGAACGTAGAAAAAGAATTAAATTTAGATAAATCATCATACGCTGGTAACTTGTTGCCCTAGGTGTCAAACAATGGCAATATGCTAGAGGGGAAAAACAGGGATGGAGTGCTAATCGAAGTGTTAAACAGACGAGCATCATAATGTACAATTTGAGGAGTACCAAAATCTTGCTCTCTTAAACGGGGCTCTTCTCTGACACCAGCAATTCTGGAACGTTCAAATGCCTTGGCCAAATTACGCAGCGT
Coding sequences within it:
- the LOC113706530 gene encoding phosphoglycerate mutase-like protein AT74H, encoding MSGLSSTIAPPSFSFRSQLFHQNVYTTSNSIIRCCDDTARLNIRPHEDNGSASFPEKNLLLNPAAFKKPPRPRRIILVRHGQSEGNVDEAVYTRVADPKVGLTEQGVAEAEERGRKIRKMIEEDGAEDWKVYFYVSPYRRGLETLRNLAKAFERSRIAGVREEPRLREQDFGNFQNEEQMKIEKAIRARYGRFFYRFPNGESAADVYDRITGFRETLRTDIDIGRFQPPGKQSPNMNLVLVSHGLTLRVFLMRWYKWTVEQFEGLHNFGNGKMVVMERGYGGRYSLLVHHSKEELKKFGLTEEMLIDQEWQTIAKPGELNYDCLITGPSYFTHFDDDSRK
- the LOC113705287 gene encoding BTB/POZ domain-containing protein At1g63850-like, translating into MAATTTQLKFQTQPIKPKRRRCRETTITTSTSTPAAAATSDHSSTSYLADNNHQSRKLDTPTVVSPDNSWCCPAVSKPPAPPSPPPALPSAASSSPSHSPLPPFSPSNLKVPYSPTTIPHLMDSFTTTTTLLHGGGGAVSHDTFPSSFSKFNSALTAGLLNPMSPPPPGDKTRSSPTLFEMMASEPDCHPRTAAAGTTTHQVSNGVISTLNQKPLDRQALMLQRLNDLLSCRSPGNQFNDSASADVKLTLSSKDGLHVSMSVHRQILVSNSRFFAEKLSEKWVRQQRNAGPCIVEIADCDDIEVYIETLKLMYCKDLRKKLMKEDVCRVLGILKVSAAIGFDAGVLSSLEFLEAAPWAEDEEEKVATLLSELRLEGVGAGDVLKRVSLDVTAGMEDGTDNEEVLLKLLHVVLEGKDEKARREMKGLVSKMLHENTAQNDLRKESLYSACDGCLQSLRHYFLKVSEGNLEDVSQIARQADNLHWVLDILIDRQIAEDFLKTWACQSELSEAHSKVPAIHRYEVSRVTARLFVGIGKGQLLASKDARCLLLQTWLVPFYEDFGWMRRASKGLDRHLIEDGLCNTILTLPMAWQQEILMSWFDRFLNSGDDCPNIQRGFEVWWRRAFWRRSGEPERPHQMRITNGIVENS